A single Bacillus oleivorans DNA region contains:
- a CDS encoding substrate-binding domain-containing protein — protein sequence MSRKITIKDVAKHAGVGIGTVSRVINGSNSVSPKMKKKIFESIEALGYTPNYVAQSLRTHKYKNIAFFADISNPIFAQIAKESQIELEQFGYTLSLCNIGEKDIANKISSFLEGRRFDGIILSIPKEDDEELNESLSNIDIPIVTINRDLPNLTAKVLTDYYSSVKEAIIYLLSLGHTNIALVGGNKEIRPTREGIRAYKDAYLIHNRVPNQALIKNGKFSSESGETIFMDLLPDIQKGYITAILSLNNQMFYGILRGMRKAKLQYPKDISIITFEDSELMQLLDPPLTVIHRPIKDIGKSIVKILIKSIEEPEQIEEIESVVIPTEFIIRDSCRPI from the coding sequence ATGAGCAGAAAAATTACGATTAAAGATGTAGCAAAACATGCAGGGGTTGGTATAGGAACCGTTTCACGTGTAATTAACGGTTCTAACAGTGTAAGCCCTAAAATGAAAAAGAAGATTTTCGAGAGTATCGAGGCTTTGGGGTACACTCCAAATTATGTAGCTCAAAGTCTCCGGACACATAAGTATAAAAATATTGCTTTCTTTGCAGACATTTCTAATCCTATTTTCGCGCAAATTGCGAAGGAATCACAAATCGAGCTCGAACAATTCGGATATACTTTATCTTTGTGCAATATTGGTGAAAAAGATATTGCGAACAAAATCTCTTCTTTTTTAGAAGGACGAAGATTCGATGGTATTATCTTATCAATTCCAAAGGAGGATGATGAGGAGTTAAATGAGTCATTATCTAATATAGATATTCCTATCGTTACAATAAATCGAGATTTGCCTAATCTTACAGCAAAAGTTTTAACCGATTATTATAGTTCTGTGAAAGAAGCGATCATTTATTTGCTCAGTCTTGGGCATACAAATATTGCGTTAGTTGGGGGAAATAAAGAAATTAGGCCAACACGAGAAGGAATCAGGGCTTACAAAGATGCTTATCTTATTCATAACCGAGTTCCGAATCAAGCGTTAATTAAAAATGGGAAATTCTCAAGTGAGTCAGGTGAAACCATTTTCATGGATTTATTACCGGATATTCAAAAAGGCTACATCACTGCCATACTCTCTTTAAATAACCAAATGTTTTATGGAATATTACGCGGTATGAGAAAAGCGAAGCTCCAATATCCAAAAGACATTTCGATTATCACATTTGAAGATAGTGAATTAATGCAATTGCTTGATCCCCCTTTAACCGTAATCCATAGACCGATAAAAGACATTGGAAAAAGTATCGTAAAAATTTTAATTAAATCTATCGAAGAACCGGAACAAATTGAAGAAATTGAGTCAGTTGTCATACCTACGGAATTTATTATAAGAGATTCTTGCAGACCCATCTAA
- a CDS encoding mandelate racemase/muconate lactonizing enzyme family protein, producing the protein MLKTKADDTKLNHNHSKIAKVEAIPIKLPLKQAFKGSNYFMTHRVTVITRITTEDGLVGEIYNGDEMDDLHLIVKMIEDEMAPLIIGENIFEVKYIWQKLYPLTFNILADRKISLNALSCVDSAIHDAIGKSLGIPLVKLWGGSKTELPVMLIGGYYTEGKNVDKEKIINDIESYQEMGVAACKFKVGGRSPEVDIERVRIAREVAGNNFILAVDANQGWDRNDALKFAKGVKDLNIRWLEEPCRWSYDKDSMKDIRLMSGIPVAAGQSEDSPAACIELMKNGSIDVCNFDASWSGGPTAWRQVAGAAEALGFEMAHHEEPQISPHLLGSTLTGTFLEVFHPDRDPLFYEIIENRNEFKNGYYKIPDGPGFGIKLDSKVIDKYRLDK; encoded by the coding sequence ATGCTGAAAACAAAAGCGGATGATACAAAGTTGAATCATAATCATTCAAAAATTGCAAAGGTAGAGGCAATACCTATTAAACTGCCTTTGAAACAAGCATTTAAAGGTAGTAATTATTTTATGACACATAGAGTCACAGTTATTACTAGAATTACTACAGAAGATGGTTTAGTTGGTGAAATATATAATGGTGATGAAATGGATGACCTCCATTTAATTGTAAAAATGATTGAAGATGAAATGGCACCTCTTATCATAGGTGAAAACATATTTGAAGTAAAATACATTTGGCAGAAGCTTTACCCACTTACCTTTAATATTCTTGCAGATCGAAAAATCTCATTAAATGCTCTCTCATGTGTAGATAGTGCAATTCATGATGCAATAGGTAAAAGTCTAGGAATACCTCTTGTAAAATTATGGGGAGGATCGAAAACAGAGCTCCCTGTTATGTTAATAGGTGGTTATTATACTGAAGGAAAAAACGTTGATAAAGAAAAGATAATAAACGATATAGAGTCTTACCAAGAAATGGGTGTGGCAGCTTGTAAATTTAAGGTAGGAGGAAGAAGTCCAGAAGTTGATATAGAAAGAGTACGGATTGCTCGTGAAGTTGCAGGTAATAATTTTATACTTGCGGTTGATGCCAACCAAGGATGGGATAGAAATGATGCATTGAAATTCGCAAAGGGTGTAAAGGATTTAAATATTAGATGGTTGGAGGAGCCATGTCGCTGGAGCTACGATAAGGACTCTATGAAAGATATTCGTTTAATGTCAGGTATCCCTGTTGCAGCTGGCCAAAGTGAAGATTCACCTGCTGCTTGTATTGAATTAATGAAAAATGGATCAATAGATGTTTGTAATTTCGACGCTAGTTGGAGCGGTGGTCCAACTGCTTGGAGACAGGTTGCTGGCGCTGCAGAAGCTCTGGGATTTGAAATGGCACATCATGAAGAACCACAAATCTCCCCACACTTACTAGGTTCAACACTTACAGGTACGTTTTTGGAAGTATTCCATCCAGATCGGGATCCTTTATTCTATGAGATTATTGAAAACAGAAACGAATTTAAAAATGGATATTATAAAATCCCAGATGGACCAGGTTTTGGTATTAAACTTGATAGCAAAGTAATCGATAAATATAGATTAGATAAATAA
- the dgoD gene encoding galactonate dehydratase has product MKITDIKIIPVNRFLFVEVYTDEGIKGLGESGSWGFLDASAEVVKTFKTYLIGQDPLKIEHHWQYMYRCFHFRGAAIMGALSAIDIALWDIAGKYFNTPTYQLLGGKTRNKARVYYHVGGSTTEEIVDNLKEAKRKGFTAVGHLTPFLDEDRSVPYYETHAQKIGNAIDRVRQYREAVGDEVDLCIEIHRRLKPAEAIAFARGIEKYHPFFIEDPITPDNFDSMVNIAKNINIPLATGERFHTPQEFSNLLRRDAVHYVRPDVCMCGGITGAKKIAALAEAHDAMVVPHNPLSPVSTAACIQIAASIPNFALQEFPGDDRASATERYISGKTDDKDKSFRQSNVVKKALRCEDGYIIIPDDPGIGVELADDVENRFPYSRRVIQTRLHVDGSVVDQ; this is encoded by the coding sequence ATGAAAATAACAGATATAAAGATTATTCCTGTAAATCGTTTTCTTTTTGTAGAGGTTTATACAGATGAAGGCATTAAAGGGTTAGGTGAATCTGGGAGTTGGGGATTTTTAGATGCCTCTGCCGAAGTAGTTAAAACTTTTAAAACATACCTCATTGGTCAAGATCCGTTAAAAATCGAACATCATTGGCAATATATGTATCGGTGTTTTCATTTTCGGGGGGCAGCTATCATGGGGGCGTTAAGTGCAATAGATATAGCACTTTGGGATATTGCAGGAAAGTACTTCAACACCCCAACCTACCAGTTGCTAGGGGGGAAAACTCGTAATAAAGCTAGAGTTTATTATCATGTTGGTGGAAGTACAACAGAGGAAATCGTTGATAATTTAAAAGAAGCTAAAAGAAAGGGGTTTACAGCAGTCGGGCATTTAACTCCGTTCTTAGATGAAGATAGAAGTGTCCCTTATTATGAAACTCATGCTCAAAAGATTGGAAATGCAATAGACAGAGTTAGGCAATATAGAGAAGCAGTAGGAGATGAAGTCGATCTTTGTATTGAGATTCATAGAAGATTAAAACCAGCAGAGGCAATAGCATTCGCAAGAGGAATAGAAAAATATCATCCATTCTTTATAGAAGATCCTATAACACCAGATAACTTTGATTCGATGGTTAACATAGCGAAAAATATTAATATACCACTTGCTACAGGGGAAAGATTTCACACCCCTCAAGAGTTTTCAAACCTTTTACGCAGGGATGCGGTTCATTATGTAAGACCAGATGTTTGTATGTGTGGTGGAATAACTGGCGCTAAAAAAATAGCAGCGTTGGCAGAAGCTCATGACGCAATGGTAGTCCCTCATAATCCACTCAGTCCAGTAAGCACTGCGGCTTGTATACAGATTGCAGCAAGCATTCCAAACTTTGCCCTTCAGGAGTTTCCTGGTGATGATAGAGCCTCTGCAACAGAACGTTATATTTCTGGAAAAACCGATGACAAAGATAAATCATTTAGGCAATCTAACGTAGTTAAAAAGGCATTAAGATGTGAGGATGGTTATATAATTATCCCCGATGATCCTGGTATTGGTGTAGAGCTAGCAGATGATGTAGAAAATAGATTTCCTTATTCAAGACGAGTAATACAAACTAGGCTTCATGTGGATGGCTCAGTAGTAGATCAATAA
- a CDS encoding alpha/beta fold hydrolase translates to MPGATIYFEVRGSGPPLLLIPGGPADAGVFTDLAEHLANHYMVVSYDPRGNSRSTLNGEPEEQQLDLHGDDVARLIDAIGAEQAYVFGTSGGAQIALNLAARYPERVLTLVAHEPPCLQMLSDPKKALADTEDLYNTYCREGAGAAMQQFLSLSGMNEEMEQGSMGSQPTSEERETFARIGGNIDYFFAHGIKPLSFYIPDVEKLREGTARIILGVGESSKGKLAYRTTVALAEKLGSEPVIFPGNHGGYGTDPNRFADILQNI, encoded by the coding sequence ATGCCTGGAGCGACCATCTACTTCGAAGTTAGGGGATCTGGCCCTCCGCTGTTGCTTATTCCTGGTGGTCCTGCGGATGCCGGTGTCTTCACTGATCTGGCTGAACATCTTGCTAATCATTACATGGTGGTGTCCTACGATCCACGCGGGAACTCCCGCAGTACATTGAACGGTGAACCAGAAGAACAGCAGCTTGACCTTCATGGTGATGATGTCGCTCGTTTGATCGACGCGATCGGCGCAGAACAGGCATATGTGTTTGGGACTAGCGGCGGGGCACAGATAGCGCTGAATTTAGCAGCCAGATACCCTGAACGAGTACTCACACTGGTAGCTCATGAACCGCCATGTCTGCAAATGCTATCCGATCCGAAAAAAGCTTTGGCTGATACTGAAGATCTGTACAATACCTACTGCCGTGAAGGTGCGGGTGCTGCAATGCAGCAATTTTTATCGCTCTCCGGTATGAATGAAGAAATGGAGCAGGGAAGTATGGGTTCACAGCCAACTTCTGAGGAAAGGGAGACATTTGCTCGCATCGGCGGAAATATTGACTATTTCTTTGCTCACGGGATTAAGCCCCTCTCTTTTTACATACCGGACGTTGAAAAGCTGCGTGAAGGCACTGCCCGGATCATCCTTGGTGTAGGTGAAAGCTCTAAAGGAAAACTCGCCTACCGAACCACGGTTGCGCTGGCTGAGAAACTGGGCAGTGAACCTGTAATCTTTCCTGGAAATCACGGAGGATACGGTACTGATCCCAATCGGTTTGCGGACATTCTGCAAAATATCTAG
- a CDS encoding DUF899 domain-containing protein: MTQSQIKMPRIVSEEEWKKEREKLLVKEKEYTRALDALAAERRRLPMVPFEKNYVFEDPNGTASLIDLFDGHRQLIIYHFMMQPDSSPCVGCSSFVDNIGHLAHLHARNTNFVLVSPAPLTQIQPFKKRMGWTVPWYSSNGNEFNFDCGAGKGFGLSVFLRDGNHVFRTYFTAARGADRIRLDFNLLDLTPLGRQETWEDSPEGWPQTPPYQWWRLHDEYDRT; encoded by the coding sequence ATGACACAGAGCCAAATTAAAATGCCGAGAATTGTTTCAGAAGAAGAATGGAAGAAAGAGCGTGAAAAGTTACTCGTGAAGGAAAAAGAATATACCCGTGCGCTGGATGCATTAGCCGCCGAGCGCCGCAGGCTTCCAATGGTTCCCTTCGAAAAAAACTATGTCTTCGAAGATCCAAACGGTACAGCCAGTCTAATCGATTTATTCGACGGACATCGCCAGCTTATTATTTACCATTTTATGATGCAGCCTGACTCAAGTCCCTGTGTGGGCTGTTCATCCTTTGTAGACAATATTGGGCACCTCGCTCATCTTCATGCACGCAATACTAACTTTGTACTGGTCTCTCCGGCTCCTTTGACACAGATTCAACCTTTCAAGAAACGCATGGGCTGGACTGTCCCTTGGTACTCCTCAAACGGAAATGAATTCAATTTCGATTGCGGAGCAGGTAAGGGATTTGGATTAAGCGTCTTTCTGCGTGATGGGAACCATGTGTTTCGCACTTACTTTACAGCAGCACGAGGCGCAGACCGAATCAGGCTTGACTTCAACTTGCTTGATCTAACACCCCTTGGACGGCAGGAGACCTGGGAAGATTCACCTGAAGGTTGGCCGCAAACTCCGCCATACCAGTGGTGGAGACTTCACGATGAATATGATCGCACTTAA
- a CDS encoding sugar ABC transporter substrate-binding protein: MKKGWRKFTLLLIVTMLAVFLAACSSSGTSGSAGVDVGIVLPTKDEPRWVQDEQRFKDALADSDYTTEILFSQGSSAKEKENVETLISKGIEVLIISPHDGAAAGAAVEAAKKEGITVIAYDRLITETDAVDYYVTFDSVSVGAAQGQYLIDHTEGNGVPLYLYAGASSDNNAFLFFEGAWSVLQPKIADGTFVIANSSVAESLKDKAELTRDEMGQILGQVTTNWDPNEAKNKAQTHLTAVGADLKGDVVILAPNDGTARAIADVFATDSDITSYVVTGQDAEKASIQYIIDGKQSMTVFKDVRTLVKDAMGMAVTILEGETPETTGTYDNGSIEVKAKQTDVIVVNQDNVKAELIDSGYYEASEFTGLD; this comes from the coding sequence ATGAAAAAGGGTTGGAGAAAATTTACACTTCTATTGATTGTAACCATGTTAGCGGTTTTTCTAGCTGCATGCAGCAGCAGCGGCACAAGCGGCTCCGCTGGCGTGGATGTCGGTATCGTTTTACCTACTAAGGATGAACCAAGATGGGTTCAGGATGAACAACGATTCAAGGATGCGTTAGCCGATTCGGACTATACGACCGAAATACTGTTTAGCCAGGGTTCTTCTGCTAAGGAAAAAGAAAATGTGGAAACCTTGATTAGTAAAGGGATTGAAGTTCTCATTATTTCCCCACATGATGGAGCGGCGGCTGGTGCAGCTGTGGAAGCAGCTAAAAAAGAAGGAATTACCGTTATTGCCTATGATCGTTTGATTACTGAAACCGATGCTGTCGATTACTATGTAACCTTTGATAGCGTTTCTGTAGGTGCAGCTCAAGGTCAATATTTGATTGATCATACAGAAGGGAATGGAGTTCCATTGTATCTATATGCAGGAGCTTCTTCTGATAACAACGCTTTCTTGTTCTTCGAAGGGGCTTGGAGTGTCCTGCAGCCAAAAATTGCGGATGGAACCTTCGTGATTGCCAACTCTAGTGTAGCTGAATCCTTAAAAGATAAAGCCGAGCTTACTCGTGATGAAATGGGGCAAATCCTTGGTCAGGTGACAACGAACTGGGATCCAAATGAAGCGAAAAATAAAGCGCAAACCCACTTAACAGCTGTCGGTGCCGATCTGAAAGGCGATGTTGTGATCCTTGCTCCAAATGACGGAACTGCACGCGCGATTGCCGATGTTTTTGCAACGGATAGTGATATTACAAGCTATGTTGTCACTGGTCAAGACGCTGAGAAAGCATCTATTCAATATATTATTGACGGCAAACAGTCGATGACTGTATTCAAGGATGTTCGTACTCTTGTTAAAGATGCAATGGGTATGGCTGTGACGATTTTGGAAGGTGAGACACCTGAAACAACAGGTACTTACGACAATGGAAGCATTGAAGTGAAAGCAAAACAAACGGATGTCATTGTGGTAAACCAAGATAATGTAAAAGCTGAACTCATTGATTCAGGCTACTATGAGGCTAGCGAATTTACCGGACTCGATTAA
- a CDS encoding sugar ABC transporter ATP-binding protein has product MSEYILEMNDISKEFTGVKALSHVNFKVKKGEIHCLVGENGAGKSTLMKVLSGVYPYGTYEGDLVFEGRIQQFHKISDSVHAGIVIIHQELALFPDLTVYENIFIGNEIKDRGMVDWNKTIAEAEKILKKVNLDVNPETLVKDLGVGKRQLIEIAKALSKDVKLLILDEPTAALNEDDSENLLRLIQELKKQGITCIMISHKLKEVISIADKATVIRDGVTICTLDAANDEISESTIIKNMVGREINDIYPKRAKKQFGETVLELKNWSAYDPKLGRHVVKKADLLVRKGEIIGIAGLMGSGRTELALSIFGNAKSYKLQGEMVVEGKLKVLKHPSDAIHEGIAYVTEDRKGDGLFLIQDIKNNISIANLNELSKNGVINENEEIKIANEYKDSLHIKASSLEQIVGNLSGGNQQKVSLGKWLFVGPKLLLLDEPTRGIDVGAKYEIYTVMNKLIEEGLSIIMISSELGEVLGMSDRIYVMAQGEIMGELSSEKADQEKIMQLATQ; this is encoded by the coding sequence ATGAGTGAATACATCTTAGAAATGAATGATATATCGAAAGAATTTACAGGCGTTAAAGCACTCAGCCATGTCAATTTCAAGGTGAAAAAAGGGGAAATTCACTGCTTAGTAGGTGAAAACGGAGCTGGAAAATCGACTCTCATGAAAGTACTCAGCGGTGTCTATCCATATGGAACCTATGAGGGTGATCTCGTATTTGAAGGAAGGATTCAGCAGTTTCATAAAATCAGCGACAGTGTCCATGCTGGGATTGTGATTATTCACCAGGAACTTGCGTTGTTTCCCGATCTTACCGTCTACGAAAATATTTTTATCGGGAATGAAATAAAAGATCGCGGGATGGTTGATTGGAATAAGACGATTGCTGAAGCTGAGAAAATTCTAAAAAAGGTTAACCTCGATGTAAATCCTGAAACTTTGGTGAAGGATTTAGGTGTCGGAAAACGGCAATTGATTGAGATTGCCAAAGCTTTAAGTAAAGATGTAAAGCTTCTGATTCTTGATGAACCAACCGCGGCTCTTAATGAAGACGACAGCGAAAATCTATTAAGGCTGATCCAGGAGTTAAAGAAACAGGGGATAACCTGTATCATGATATCCCATAAGCTGAAGGAAGTCATCTCGATTGCAGATAAAGCGACTGTCATCCGTGATGGAGTTACCATCTGTACGTTGGATGCAGCTAACGATGAAATCTCGGAAAGTACGATCATTAAAAACATGGTCGGACGAGAAATCAATGATATTTATCCGAAACGAGCAAAGAAGCAATTCGGTGAAACGGTTTTAGAATTAAAGAATTGGTCTGCTTATGATCCGAAGTTAGGCCGACACGTTGTCAAAAAAGCCGATCTCCTTGTAAGAAAAGGGGAAATTATTGGGATCGCCGGTTTAATGGGTTCTGGAAGGACGGAGCTGGCATTAAGCATTTTCGGGAATGCAAAGTCTTATAAATTACAGGGTGAAATGGTCGTCGAAGGTAAATTGAAAGTATTAAAGCATCCAAGCGATGCGATTCATGAAGGTATTGCCTATGTAACGGAGGATCGAAAAGGAGACGGATTGTTTTTAATACAAGACATTAAGAACAATATATCCATAGCCAATCTCAACGAACTTTCAAAGAATGGTGTCATCAACGAAAACGAAGAAATTAAAATTGCAAACGAATATAAAGATTCATTGCATATAAAAGCGTCATCACTTGAACAAATCGTCGGAAACTTAAGCGGAGGAAACCAGCAAAAAGTATCTTTAGGAAAATGGCTGTTTGTTGGACCGAAGCTTTTACTATTAGATGAACCTACGCGCGGGATTGATGTAGGGGCAAAATACGAAATTTATACGGTCATGAACAAGCTGATTGAAGAAGGTTTAAGCATCATCATGATTTCCTCAGAACTAGGTGAAGTCCTTGGCATGAGTGATCGTATTTACGTCATGGCCCAGGGTGAAATCATGGGCGAGCTGTCAAGCGAAAAAGCGGATCAGGAAAAAATCATGCAGCTTGCGACTCAATAA
- a CDS encoding sugar ABC transporter permease: protein MNLMNEAKKLLSENIRDYGMYIALFVIIMIFTILTDGLFLSSRNISNLLDSTGYIAVLAVGVMLVIVIRHIDLSIGYLAGFLGAIAAILLMQAGMPVYAVIPIILILGTLAGFTTGFLVAQIGIPAFVATLAGWLIYRGALLQVTEKTGTIIIQDDSFNAIGNGFIPSIMEINGLHLLTLLIGALGILFYIYTAIANRRNKIKYHFAVVSKEIFIIQLVFVSAIIAYITWILAGYNGFSWTVIIMMAVLFIYHFFTTKTVLGRHIYAVGSNPEAAHLSGIHVKKITYIVFGSMGLLSALSGILFTSRLQSATTTAGTLFELDAIAAAYVGGVSSAGGVGKVTGAIIGAIVMASLTSGMNLLGVGISYQYMIRGGVLAAAVIFDVTTRRKG from the coding sequence ATGAACTTAATGAACGAGGCCAAAAAGCTGTTAAGTGAAAATATTCGAGACTATGGCATGTATATTGCCCTTTTTGTTATTATTATGATATTTACGATCTTAACAGACGGGCTCTTCTTGTCTTCCCGCAATATTAGTAATTTACTAGATTCTACAGGCTATATTGCTGTATTGGCGGTCGGTGTCATGCTTGTCATCGTGATTCGTCACATTGACCTGTCGATTGGATATTTAGCCGGATTCCTGGGTGCCATTGCCGCGATTCTTCTGATGCAGGCGGGTATGCCCGTATATGCTGTCATCCCGATTATTCTCATACTTGGCACATTGGCTGGGTTTACGACAGGCTTTTTAGTTGCGCAAATCGGAATTCCTGCGTTTGTTGCCACACTAGCCGGATGGCTCATCTATCGCGGGGCATTGCTTCAAGTCACTGAAAAAACGGGTACTATCATTATCCAAGACGATAGCTTTAATGCAATCGGTAATGGCTTTATTCCATCGATTATGGAAATCAATGGTCTGCATTTGCTGACATTACTCATAGGTGCACTAGGTATCCTATTTTATATTTACACGGCGATTGCTAACCGCAGGAACAAAATCAAATATCATTTTGCTGTCGTTTCTAAAGAAATCTTTATTATACAATTAGTCTTTGTATCGGCGATTATCGCCTATATTACATGGATTCTGGCAGGATATAACGGTTTTTCATGGACGGTTATTATCATGATGGCTGTTCTTTTTATCTATCATTTCTTTACAACCAAGACTGTACTCGGCAGACATATCTATGCAGTCGGAAGCAATCCGGAAGCTGCTCACCTAAGCGGGATCCACGTTAAAAAAATTACGTATATAGTATTCGGTTCTATGGGTCTGTTATCCGCCCTTTCCGGTATTCTCTTCACTTCCCGTCTGCAGTCGGCAACCACAACGGCGGGAACATTATTCGAATTGGACGCGATTGCAGCTGCTTATGTAGGCGGTGTTTCTTCTGCCGGCGGTGTCGGGAAAGTGACGGGGGCTATCATTGGCGCAATTGTTATGGCATCTTTGACGAGCGGTATGAATCTGCTCGGAGTCGGTATATCCTATCAATATATGATTCGCGGCGGAGTGCTGGCTGCGGCTGTTATCTTTGATGTCACGACTAGAAGAAAAGGGTAA
- a CDS encoding substrate-binding domain-containing protein, translated as MSKTGMIIFASIFLFLSYHTIISAEKVFRSEWQMPQIINTPNELENRLVLITQDIDTPFWDKVAKGAIEQAREEGVSLEVWGSYSNNQDEFLRKIDIALYSKVAGIIVQGLDTDEFKNLTKIKASSYGVPIITVANDVPMVESLRRTYVGSDQYEAGQAIAQQLISDMGEEGTVILMYDNQQEFYQEQRLKGIQDVLVKYPDIKIGYAETLDNKDQIVAATQDMLNRMPNAEAIIAVNANFAGTLIQEIGKRSQLEPYYIYTFDDGPESLSLLKDGKVDAMVEQSPERMGKISVQRMVEWLDGETVPLDIDGYFTDIKVIRANDVQ; from the coding sequence ATGAGCAAAACGGGAATGATTATCTTTGCGAGCATATTCCTATTCCTCAGTTATCACACGATTATTTCTGCAGAAAAGGTGTTTCGATCCGAGTGGCAAATGCCGCAAATCATAAATACTCCAAACGAACTAGAAAATCGATTGGTTTTAATTACTCAAGATATAGATACCCCGTTTTGGGACAAGGTTGCAAAAGGTGCCATCGAACAGGCACGGGAGGAAGGTGTCAGTCTTGAAGTATGGGGAAGCTATAGTAACAATCAGGACGAGTTTCTGCGAAAAATCGATATTGCCCTATACTCGAAAGTAGCTGGTATTATCGTACAGGGCCTAGATACGGACGAATTTAAAAATTTAACGAAAATTAAAGCATCATCGTATGGAGTCCCGATTATCACAGTGGCGAATGATGTGCCAATGGTAGAAAGTCTCAGGAGAACGTATGTTGGTTCCGATCAATATGAAGCTGGTCAAGCTATAGCCCAGCAATTAATTAGTGACATGGGTGAGGAAGGGACCGTGATCCTCATGTATGACAATCAGCAAGAATTTTACCAGGAACAGCGATTAAAAGGGATTCAAGATGTACTAGTGAAATACCCCGACATCAAAATTGGATATGCAGAAACGTTGGACAATAAAGACCAAATCGTGGCTGCCACCCAAGATATGCTGAATCGGATGCCTAATGCTGAAGCGATCATTGCTGTCAATGCCAATTTTGCAGGAACTTTGATTCAAGAAATTGGAAAGCGCTCTCAACTTGAACCGTACTATATCTATACTTTTGACGATGGTCCCGAATCATTATCTCTTCTAAAAGATGGAAAGGTGGATGCGATGGTTGAGCAGTCGCCTGAACGGATGGGGAAAATCAGTGTTCAGCGTATGGTGGAATGGCTGGATGGTGAGACCGTTCCATTAGATATTGATGGGTACTTTACTGATATTAAAGTAATAAGGGCGAATGACGTTCAATGA